The Treponema medium genome has a window encoding:
- a CDS encoding bacterial Ig-like domain-containing protein yields the protein MTKCLRSLQRIGLRRNVWRTCLLAGSALLAMSLFFSCNQNVRPGSGTGGAIEKTYTVNHNWEKVDGTGYDTAPQTGLKGLVGSGTKAVAQEKKGFELDTAKHPAGKIKQENIKADGSTVVNIYYARKTITLTFDPNGGKFGSSADNKKVQGKYGETVTETITKPEKAGMKFSSWKSRTEVRVDPPATFPEEDVTYTAQWNSLESANYTVRHWKQPIIGDTYTDKVEESLSGIVDEDTQAQAKTYQNFHLSKVRHVDGKIVQQKIKADGLTIVDIYYDRNIFTAKFNTDGGNSISDISGRYEAGLLPPAKPTKEGKEFVKWEPPVPTSFTEDTVHKAIWQDPPPKQATYKVEHWTQKVDSGTGKVRPADTHTPDNYALQDEDTNKTGKIGELTAANARTDAKYKGYETPTVTQETIEADGSTVVKIYYVRKTVTLTFDAKGGKIGSEPTKILTGKYGEKIQEAEVGKPEKDDADFDAWTPLLPQKFPEENAGYEATWKIVKELEIKDGPSKKEYAVGEKFDAAGLSVYVKYTEAPQRLITKDEYSISGFDSSAEGIKTITVTYKKKSATFTVTVKTPTPPSETYAFGDIVDKDGKKYKASAFSAPTQWENYYVIIKVEDTKYIGVRYFDNTGYGDVELGTSISNTYRNQPDSNHRYLKKDEVESIFSNKQGFKDSIKKIKGTGIPADFDKQNCIYKGKDDFGDDTFFNGNNIKVVGFNDRDILPIIAREFN from the coding sequence ATGACTAAATGTCTAAGAAGTCTGCAGCGGATAGGACTGCGCAGAAATGTTTGGCGTACATGCCTTTTAGCGGGAAGCGCATTACTCGCAATGTCGCTCTTTTTTTCTTGTAACCAGAATGTGCGACCCGGTAGTGGTACAGGCGGTGCAATCGAGAAAACCTATACGGTCAACCATAATTGGGAAAAGGTTGACGGAACCGGTTACGATACCGCACCTCAGACTGGACTGAAAGGTTTGGTTGGCAGTGGAACAAAGGCTGTTGCACAGGAAAAGAAAGGTTTTGAGTTGGATACGGCAAAGCATCCTGCCGGAAAGATAAAGCAAGAGAACATAAAAGCCGACGGTTCCACCGTGGTCAATATTTATTATGCACGGAAGACGATTACGCTTACCTTTGATCCGAACGGTGGAAAGTTCGGATCAAGCGCTGATAATAAAAAGGTACAGGGTAAATACGGTGAAACGGTAACAGAGACTATCACCAAACCGGAAAAAGCCGGTATGAAATTCAGCAGCTGGAAATCCCGCACAGAAGTAAGAGTTGATCCGCCCGCAACATTCCCTGAAGAGGACGTTACCTACACCGCACAGTGGAATTCTTTGGAATCGGCAAACTATACCGTCAGACATTGGAAACAGCCGATCATAGGCGATACCTATACAGATAAGGTAGAAGAATCGCTTTCCGGCATCGTGGATGAAGACACACAAGCGCAAGCAAAAACCTATCAGAATTTCCACCTCAGCAAGGTACGTCACGTGGATGGAAAGATTGTTCAGCAAAAAATAAAGGCTGACGGTTTAACCATTGTAGATATTTATTATGACAGAAATATCTTTACCGCAAAGTTTAACACGGACGGCGGAAATTCCATTTCAGATATTTCCGGCAGGTATGAAGCGGGTCTGCTCCCCCCCGCTAAACCGACAAAAGAGGGAAAGGAGTTCGTAAAATGGGAGCCGCCGGTGCCGACCTCATTTACGGAAGACACAGTGCATAAAGCAATCTGGCAAGATCCGCCTCCGAAACAGGCGACCTACAAAGTTGAACACTGGACACAGAAAGTCGATTCCGGCACCGGAAAAGTGCGCCCGGCAGATACACATACACCAGACAACTATGCTCTTCAAGATGAGGATACAAACAAAACCGGTAAAATCGGTGAGCTGACAGCGGCAAATGCAAGAACGGATGCGAAGTACAAGGGCTATGAAACCCCTACGGTTACGCAGGAGACGATAGAGGCGGACGGTTCAACTGTTGTAAAGATTTATTACGTCAGAAAAACTGTTACGCTTACATTCGATGCGAAAGGCGGTAAGATCGGCTCTGAGCCAACAAAAATCTTAACTGGAAAATACGGTGAGAAAATACAAGAAGCTGAGGTCGGCAAACCGGAAAAAGATGATGCCGATTTTGATGCATGGACACCTCTTTTGCCTCAAAAATTCCCCGAAGAAAATGCGGGATATGAAGCAACATGGAAGATCGTAAAAGAGTTGGAAATTAAAGATGGGCCGAGTAAAAAAGAGTATGCAGTCGGTGAAAAGTTTGATGCGGCCGGTCTGAGTGTTTATGTAAAATATACGGAAGCTCCCCAAAGGTTGATTACTAAAGACGAGTACTCAATAAGCGGCTTTGACTCTTCGGCGGAAGGTATCAAAACGATAACCGTTACCTACAAGAAAAAGAGCGCTACCTTTACTGTTACCGTCAAAACGCCGACACCGCCGAGCGAAACCTACGCCTTCGGTGATATTGTCGATAAGGATGGTAAGAAATATAAAGCAAGTGCATTTTCGGCTCCAACCCAGTGGGAAAATTATTATGTAATTATTAAAGTAGAAGATACAAAATATATCGGTGTACGGTATTTTGATAATACTGGTTATGGTGATGTTGAGTTAGGTACATCAATCAGTAATACATATCGAAATCAACCGGATTCTAACCATCGCTACCTTAAAAAAGATGAAGTAGAATCGATTTTCAGTAACAAACAAGGATTTAAGGATTCTATAAAGAAAATAAAGGGTACCGGTATTCCTGCGGACTTTGATAAGCAGAATTGCATATATAAGGGGAAAGATGATTTTGGAGATGATACCTTCTTTAACGGTAATAACATAAAGGTAGTAGGTTTTAACGACAGAGATATACTGCCTATCATAGCGCGGGAATTTAACTAA
- a CDS encoding HigA family addiction module antitoxin has protein sequence MLKEDFLDAMNISARRMAKEINVPETRISEIIHGKRSITADTAIRFSKFFGTTAEFWFNLQNLYDLEEENNNHSLEFETIKMYAYT, from the coding sequence ATTCTTAAAGAAGATTTTTTAGATGCGATGAATATTTCTGCACGTCGCATGGCAAAAGAAATCAATGTTCCTGAAACAAGAATCTCCGAAATAATTCACGGAAAGCGTTCAATTACTGCGGATACCGCTATCAGATTTTCAAAATTCTTTGGAACGACGGCAGAATTCTGGTTCAATCTTCAGAATCTGTATGATTTAGAAGAAGAAAACAATAATCACTCTCTAGAATTTGAAACAATAAAAATGTACGCATATACATAA
- the prtP gene encoding dentilisin complex serine proteinase subunit PrtP produces the protein MKHQRYRFDILFFSAAVFVILTAGCSMGFVGTAPESDRIGGAQSGTMNANTAFNSEWIINQQERHNADERVHEGYSIVKTTASFNQDGFTALNGSVVGVQDLHDGYLYFLIKTESDAAQFRTAVRAMDGVLYAQPDYHYDAPALVADDTARPPYRNLGTTGRGYFGTQDGNLTEDPKADLADWGLTVTGALEAFKRYDAHDAVHPVLAAIIDTGVNSLHEDFYDKTNHSIILYAKSSLHRGSSVQYSPPQPVPLHENWDNHGHGTHCSGTIAAVGNNGKGICGVAHAHTKLITYRGLDASGGDSYATYSCLSDLAQIITELRKEPGARDSAVFAGLPSNVISYPKLTQKTVPVNLSLGGYAVHPYEVEMMNKALAAGILPVIAMGNDGKTLAAYPAALQGILAVGATAMDDTRAAFSNGGTWMSVCAPGESIYSCGNGGSNWSNYHSSDVKTSYRWMSGTSMATPFVTGVITYLLSINPDLSPYQIKALLENTADKIDRRSPYGQYDSRGFSKWYGYGRVNVLNAANALKTGAIPAEGSVYSEKAVKITVKKAGISQTKKQVWLYEKESGICAAVGLTDEHNGAVSFYGLRTGFAYEIGINDAGTYKTYPVTATNDTDIEYIFPL, from the coding sequence ATGAAACACCAAAGATACCGTTTTGATATATTGTTTTTTTCAGCAGCAGTATTTGTCATATTGACTGCGGGATGTTCGATGGGCTTTGTCGGTACGGCACCCGAATCCGACAGAATCGGCGGTGCACAAAGCGGCACCATGAATGCCAATACCGCGTTTAATTCTGAATGGATTATCAACCAGCAGGAACGACATAACGCGGATGAGCGGGTTCATGAAGGATATTCGATTGTTAAAACCACGGCCTCGTTTAATCAGGACGGTTTTACCGCCTTAAACGGCAGCGTTGTCGGCGTCCAAGATTTACACGACGGATACTTATACTTTTTAATAAAAACCGAATCCGACGCTGCGCAGTTCCGTACCGCAGTGCGCGCCATGGATGGCGTACTCTATGCGCAACCCGACTATCACTACGATGCTCCCGCACTCGTCGCAGATGATACAGCGCGTCCTCCGTACCGGAATCTCGGCACAACCGGCAGAGGATATTTCGGCACACAGGACGGCAATCTTACGGAAGACCCAAAAGCGGATCTTGCTGACTGGGGTCTCACCGTAACCGGCGCCCTCGAAGCATTTAAACGCTATGATGCACACGATGCGGTTCATCCGGTACTTGCAGCCATTATCGACACCGGTGTAAACAGCTTACACGAAGATTTCTATGATAAGACAAATCACTCTATCATCCTTTATGCAAAATCTTCGTTACACAGGGGAAGTTCTGTACAATACTCGCCCCCCCAGCCGGTACCGCTCCACGAAAACTGGGATAATCACGGTCACGGTACCCATTGTTCGGGAACAATTGCAGCTGTCGGAAATAATGGCAAAGGAATTTGCGGCGTTGCCCATGCGCACACCAAACTTATCACATACCGCGGCCTGGATGCATCGGGTGGCGATAGCTATGCAACATATTCATGCCTCAGCGACCTGGCCCAAATCATCACCGAACTTCGCAAAGAGCCCGGTGCACGCGATTCCGCCGTTTTTGCCGGATTGCCGTCAAACGTTATCTCTTATCCTAAACTGACACAAAAAACAGTTCCCGTTAATCTATCACTCGGCGGCTATGCCGTACACCCCTACGAGGTGGAGATGATGAATAAAGCGTTGGCCGCCGGTATCTTACCGGTTATTGCAATGGGCAATGACGGGAAAACGCTCGCCGCATATCCCGCAGCGCTGCAGGGAATTTTAGCCGTAGGAGCAACCGCAATGGATGACACGCGGGCAGCTTTCAGTAACGGAGGAACATGGATGAGCGTGTGCGCTCCCGGTGAAAGTATTTACAGCTGCGGGAACGGCGGCTCAAACTGGTCCAATTATCATTCATCCGATGTAAAAACAAGCTATCGGTGGATGAGCGGAACGTCGATGGCAACACCGTTCGTAACGGGGGTAATCACCTATCTTTTATCGATTAATCCCGACCTTAGCCCGTACCAAATTAAGGCGCTGCTTGAAAATACCGCCGATAAAATAGATCGACGTTCACCCTATGGGCAATACGATTCACGCGGCTTTTCTAAATGGTACGGCTATGGACGGGTAAATGTCTTAAATGCAGCAAATGCCCTCAAAACAGGCGCCATCCCCGCTGAAGGAAGCGTATACAGCGAAAAGGCAGTAAAAATAACCGTAAAAAAAGCAGGCATATCCCAAACAAAAAAGCAAGTATGGCTATATGAAAAAGAGAGTGGTATTTGTGCGGCGGTCGGACTTACCGATGAGCATAACGGCGCCGTTAGTTTTTACGGCTTACGGACAGGGTTTGCGTATGAAATCGGTATCAACGATGCCGGCACATACAAAACCTACCCTGTTACCGCTACAAACGATACCGATATCGAATATATTTTTCCATTGTAA
- the prcA gene encoding dentilisin complex subunit PrcA encodes MKKLHHYPFFKCAATLCCIGVLISLFTACPNGQTPKKGVAVTVNVLDSVSGVPITESSVLTVYTVGTSRSLYDQVRIVNGSALLYLPKNQRYDFNLSGTENGRAASVIENYWIRTADMQTVTMIQRMIQKGAQAEAPSIQSVTLNGQPFEDGSVWSSAVGQTMKLEIVFTSRSRAIQAIPDNGNFGCAVGIGTSPSSHNNIATVSPVCKRDIDGSWKCTANFSFDKISFPNEFNNFVITAYDVAGNRVERHINSIEFQERRPGLKTIEGASIRGFRVEMHRYPHSLKLFNNPGQSGTRPFGVTAHNGESTTSEVLLWFQIKDLASQDLPIRGFYIYRRIQGQAEWTLVGRQQYAADYTGEQDYRYPSYIGFHLGYDTDPSLEEGVTYEYKVRPFIDGSHYLDSPTATARLLPASTIELINPADNGVVKKSELDNLSFSFKITNPALWDNRLADAFSFGLLITEKASTENVVFAGKVSVALKATAGNRLKLQYAVSGNPKEYSFKELQERGFISGSAVEDDFISYRNGIVTIHPRYLKTAAFNHPLFKDAKFTTGCTYGWDILDWGEDAKNISDNEPAAFTAVWLSKDADGNEIPYPTEPLSSSESFVSHLRYPGSLNGQCYFKVIEE; translated from the coding sequence ATGAAAAAATTGCATCATTATCCTTTTTTTAAGTGCGCGGCAACATTATGCTGTATCGGCGTACTTATCAGCTTGTTTACGGCTTGCCCAAACGGACAAACACCCAAAAAAGGTGTCGCCGTTACCGTCAACGTATTGGATTCGGTAAGCGGGGTTCCCATTACGGAATCGAGCGTACTGACGGTATATACGGTGGGCACAAGCCGTTCACTGTACGATCAAGTAAGGATTGTCAACGGCAGCGCACTGCTCTATCTCCCTAAAAACCAACGCTATGATTTTAACTTGAGCGGAACGGAAAATGGGCGTGCAGCTTCGGTTATTGAAAACTACTGGATTAGAACTGCCGATATGCAGACCGTTACGATGATTCAACGCATGATTCAAAAGGGAGCGCAAGCTGAGGCACCGTCAATTCAATCCGTTACATTAAACGGCCAACCTTTCGAAGACGGTAGTGTTTGGTCAAGTGCGGTCGGTCAAACAATGAAGCTTGAAATCGTATTTACATCTCGCTCACGCGCTATCCAAGCGATTCCGGATAACGGCAACTTCGGATGTGCGGTCGGGATTGGGACATCTCCTTCTTCTCACAATAACATCGCTACGGTTTCGCCTGTCTGTAAACGCGATATCGACGGGAGCTGGAAGTGCACGGCAAACTTCTCTTTCGATAAAATTTCTTTTCCGAATGAATTCAACAATTTTGTTATTACTGCCTACGATGTTGCCGGGAACCGTGTAGAACGGCATATCAATTCCATTGAATTTCAGGAACGCCGCCCGGGCTTAAAAACCATAGAAGGGGCTTCGATTAGAGGCTTTAGAGTTGAAATGCATCGCTATCCTCATTCGTTAAAGTTGTTCAATAATCCGGGACAATCAGGAACACGCCCGTTCGGTGTTACGGCCCACAATGGAGAGAGTACTACCTCCGAAGTACTGCTGTGGTTCCAAATCAAAGATCTCGCATCGCAGGATTTACCAATCCGCGGCTTTTACATATACCGGCGTATACAGGGGCAAGCCGAATGGACGCTTGTAGGCCGTCAACAATATGCAGCTGATTATACCGGAGAACAGGACTATCGGTATCCCTCATATATAGGTTTTCACCTCGGCTATGATACCGATCCCTCGCTTGAAGAAGGTGTAACGTATGAATATAAAGTCAGACCCTTTATCGACGGCAGTCATTATCTTGATTCACCTACCGCAACGGCACGCCTTTTACCGGCATCTACCATAGAGTTGATAAATCCTGCGGACAACGGTGTGGTAAAAAAATCGGAACTGGACAATCTCAGTTTCTCCTTTAAGATAACCAACCCCGCTCTCTGGGATAACCGACTGGCGGATGCTTTTTCATTTGGCTTGCTTATTACCGAAAAAGCATCGACTGAAAATGTTGTGTTTGCAGGAAAAGTAAGCGTAGCCCTAAAAGCGACAGCCGGAAATAGGTTAAAATTGCAATATGCCGTTTCGGGAAATCCGAAAGAATACTCCTTTAAAGAATTACAGGAACGGGGATTCATTTCCGGAAGCGCTGTGGAAGACGATTTTATTTCGTACCGCAACGGCATTGTAACGATTCATCCCCGCTACCTTAAAACGGCAGCATTCAATCATCCCCTGTTCAAAGATGCAAAGTTTACAACCGGCTGTACGTATGGCTGGGATATTCTCGATTGGGGCGAAGATGCCAAAAATATTTCGGATAATGAACCGGCAGCATTCACAGCAGTGTGGCTGAGTAAAGATGCGGATGGGAATGAAATTCCTTACCCCACTGAACCGCTCAGTTCCAGCGAAAGTTTTGTCAGCCATCTTCGGTATCCGGGAAGTTTGAACGGACAATGTTATTTTAAAGTAATAGAAGAATAA
- a CDS encoding TonB-dependent receptor plug domain-containing protein yields MIAAMFCCGVSLYAQETKKAPVIVITGNKIEQVAEESVEKVTVVSEEKIAEMGAKNAAEVLQNIPGVTITEHPMEGVSMQGFSGAYVKVLIDGVAVGGDVGGASPIALIPASDIDHIEIVKGASSALYGSDAMGGVINIITKKNRTNWSVTTKQEIDIHKHYYGMAGFSFKHKAFGLQGIGSFDNMPGMITRNADPLGRQIDTFIFPKTRMGFGRLTADIYTTYGPVKLYGVYTNHNRYMNQSEDIANRFISEKGEAGIKSSLTFGETAQVNIFSSYKYFKHIFDEIYTASGSPNRRNSVFHELENEINANFDFSIAHSLLAGINAKWAMMQGREFPKPKHSVLLGLFTQYTWNMQGEDVLRLISGLRFDIAPPLQKGEGTLAQFTPKFTLRYDPLDSLTIRFSYGMGFKVPTLQQKYWLFFHSAPANFVLLGNPALKPEYSHGFNASIEYKPVKGLTFGISGYFNYVNNLIFAVETDKRTGTFPDANGVLHRVTGIRQYQNIDRVMTTGGDFSVQYQWKWIETTLTYTIAGMYNYDLQNKRYYHGAYYVPHQIKLNITGIIPVWLTRITLGINWDAPQNIRRGYDIRAADKLKLTDENYIASPDKLLLNLHISQKFWNDRIEVYAGIKNLLNNISFMRGTDGRTMKDFYGLQEGIVGYFGVGIKYDATPVKKEQKPQEPAQDAVFPTMPTERNIPMPTEGTMIPGVQQ; encoded by the coding sequence ATGATAGCAGCAATGTTCTGCTGCGGTGTAAGTCTGTACGCGCAAGAAACCAAAAAAGCGCCGGTTATCGTCATTACCGGAAACAAAATTGAACAGGTAGCCGAAGAATCGGTCGAAAAAGTAACGGTTGTTTCCGAAGAAAAAATAGCCGAAATGGGTGCAAAAAATGCAGCGGAAGTGCTGCAAAATATTCCCGGTGTTACCATAACGGAACATCCGATGGAAGGGGTATCCATGCAGGGTTTCAGCGGAGCCTACGTCAAAGTGCTGATCGACGGTGTGGCTGTCGGCGGAGATGTCGGCGGCGCCTCCCCCATCGCACTTATTCCGGCTTCGGACATCGATCATATCGAAATCGTAAAAGGCGCTTCGTCCGCACTCTACGGTTCTGATGCGATGGGCGGCGTTATCAATATCATCACAAAAAAGAATCGGACAAATTGGTCGGTTACTACTAAACAAGAAATAGATATCCACAAACACTATTACGGTATGGCGGGCTTCTCCTTCAAACATAAGGCGTTCGGTTTACAGGGAATAGGATCATTCGACAATATGCCCGGCATGATAACCCGCAATGCCGATCCGCTCGGACGGCAAATAGATACCTTTATTTTCCCGAAAACACGCATGGGATTCGGGAGACTTACAGCCGACATTTATACCACGTACGGACCGGTAAAGCTGTACGGAGTATATACAAATCATAACCGTTACATGAATCAGTCGGAAGATATTGCAAACCGATTTATCAGCGAAAAGGGAGAAGCCGGTATAAAAAGCTCGCTGACATTCGGAGAAACGGCACAGGTCAATATTTTTTCAAGCTACAAATACTTCAAACATATCTTTGATGAAATATATACGGCATCGGGAAGTCCAAACCGACGGAATTCAGTATTCCATGAACTTGAAAACGAGATTAACGCTAACTTTGATTTTTCCATCGCACATTCATTACTCGCAGGTATAAACGCAAAATGGGCGATGATGCAAGGCAGAGAGTTTCCGAAGCCCAAACATTCAGTGTTGTTAGGGCTGTTCACCCAATACACATGGAATATGCAGGGAGAAGACGTACTGCGGCTTATTAGCGGATTACGTTTTGATATTGCCCCACCTTTACAAAAAGGAGAAGGCACATTAGCCCAGTTTACCCCTAAATTCACCTTGCGATACGACCCGCTGGATTCCCTCACGATTCGCTTTTCTTATGGAATGGGCTTTAAAGTTCCGACCTTGCAGCAAAAATATTGGCTGTTTTTCCATTCCGCACCGGCGAACTTTGTGTTATTAGGCAATCCGGCGCTCAAACCGGAATACTCTCACGGTTTTAATGCATCCATCGAATATAAACCGGTGAAAGGCCTGACATTCGGTATAAGCGGTTACTTTAACTATGTAAATAACCTGATATTCGCAGTTGAAACCGATAAACGGACAGGCACATTTCCCGATGCGAACGGCGTTCTCCATAGGGTTACCGGTATCCGCCAATATCAGAATATCGACCGTGTAATGACAACCGGCGGCGATTTTTCCGTACAATATCAATGGAAATGGATAGAGACCACGCTGACATACACCATTGCCGGTATGTACAATTACGATCTCCAAAATAAGCGGTATTACCACGGCGCCTATTATGTACCTCATCAGATTAAACTCAACATCACCGGTATTATTCCGGTTTGGTTAACACGAATAACGCTGGGTATTAACTGGGATGCGCCGCAAAACATCCGTCGAGGATATGATATCAGAGCCGCCGATAAACTGAAATTGACGGACGAAAATTACATTGCAAGCCCGGACAAGCTGCTGCTCAATCTGCATATCAGCCAAAAGTTCTGGAACGATCGAATTGAAGTGTATGCCGGCATAAAAAACCTACTGAACAATATCAGCTTTATGAGAGGTACCGACGGACGTACAATGAAAGACTTCTACGGTTTGCAAGAAGGAATTGTAGGGTATTTCGGCGTCGGTATTAAATACGATGCGACTCCCGTTAAAAAAGAGCAAAAACCGCAGGAACCTGCACAGGATGCAGTATTTCCGACAATGCCGACCGAGAGGAACATACCGATGCCGACTGAAGGAACAATGATACCTGGAGTACAGCAATAA
- the gyrA gene encoding DNA topoisomerase (ATP-hydrolyzing) subunit A, whose protein sequence is MEEIKTPEGGVLIPIPIETEVKRAYIDYSMSVIVSRALPDVRDGLKPVHRRILYSMEEKSLRYSGPTRKCAKIVGDVLGSYHPHGDASVYDALVRLGQDFSLRYPVIHPQGNFGTIGGDPPAAYRYTEAKMARLAESMVEDIKKDTVDFIPNFDDSTQEPTVLPGKFPFLLANGSSGIAVGMATNMPPHNLREIAQAVSAYIDNPDITIDELAKYIKGPDFPTGGIIFGKKGIRQAFKTGRGKILVRGRFNIEVDKKGKETIIFTEVPYQVNTTALVAKIGELAREKVIEGIAAVNDETSDRAGLRLVIELKRGAIAKVVLNQLFSKTALQSSFGVINLALVDGRPQTLTLKQLVGYFVAHRQEVVTRRVRFDLKKAEERAHILRALIVAIDNIDEVIKIIRGSRDTASAKNALMERFSFDDIQAQAIVDMQLKRLTSLEIEDLRKELQELELLIEHLKDLLAHPEKILALIKQETDELAEKFGDDRRTDIVSDEVEEINIEDLIKKEQMVVLVSNLGYIKRVPVTAYKRQNRGGKGSNSAALVEDDFIDQIFTASTHDYIMFITNEGKAYWVKVHEIPEASRTSRGSHIKSLLAVSSDEEITTIVSLKEFSSDTYLLMATAGGIVKKVQTDSFQNAKTRGIIAIKLDEGDKLVSAILTTGKDELMLVTRHGQALRVSETEIRDQGRASHGVIGIRLSGGDELTGALRINGGKLLVMSENGYGKRVDFSEFSPHGRGTGGQKVYTITEKTGEVVGLLAVADDDEIVCITGQGKTIRVQVSSINVMGRAAQGVKILDIESPDQLIGLDVVAREDEEDIAPPASETTFNGELDLDGGDAE, encoded by the coding sequence GTGGAAGAGATAAAAACGCCGGAAGGCGGGGTGTTAATCCCCATTCCGATTGAAACTGAAGTAAAACGTGCATATATAGACTATTCGATGTCGGTTATTGTGAGCCGTGCTCTGCCTGATGTGCGGGATGGCTTGAAGCCGGTACACCGCAGAATCCTCTATTCAATGGAAGAGAAGAGTTTGCGCTATTCGGGGCCGACGCGCAAATGCGCTAAGATTGTCGGTGATGTGCTGGGAAGCTACCATCCGCACGGCGATGCCTCCGTCTATGATGCGCTTGTTCGCTTGGGGCAGGATTTTTCCCTTCGGTACCCGGTAATCCATCCGCAAGGAAACTTCGGTACCATCGGAGGCGACCCGCCTGCAGCCTACCGTTATACGGAAGCAAAGATGGCGCGGCTTGCGGAGTCGATGGTAGAGGATATCAAAAAAGACACCGTTGATTTTATTCCGAACTTTGACGATTCTACGCAGGAGCCGACCGTTCTGCCGGGCAAATTTCCGTTCCTATTGGCGAATGGTTCAAGCGGTATCGCCGTCGGTATGGCAACCAATATGCCGCCGCACAACCTACGCGAAATTGCTCAAGCGGTGTCCGCCTATATCGACAATCCTGACATTACCATTGATGAGCTTGCCAAGTACATCAAAGGGCCGGATTTTCCGACCGGCGGTATTATCTTTGGTAAAAAGGGCATCCGGCAGGCGTTTAAAACCGGGCGCGGGAAGATTTTAGTCCGCGGCAGGTTCAATATTGAAGTTGACAAAAAAGGCAAGGAAACAATTATCTTTACCGAAGTGCCCTATCAAGTAAACACCACGGCGCTCGTTGCGAAGATCGGCGAACTTGCCCGTGAAAAAGTGATAGAAGGGATTGCGGCAGTCAACGATGAAACCTCAGACCGCGCCGGCTTACGGCTGGTTATCGAGTTGAAGCGGGGAGCAATCGCAAAGGTGGTGCTGAACCAGCTCTTTTCCAAGACAGCGCTGCAGTCATCATTCGGCGTTATCAACCTTGCGTTGGTGGATGGGCGTCCGCAAACGCTGACGCTCAAGCAGCTGGTCGGCTACTTTGTTGCACACCGGCAGGAGGTTGTTACCCGCCGCGTCCGCTTCGACCTGAAAAAAGCTGAAGAGCGTGCCCATATTTTACGCGCTCTTATCGTCGCCATCGACAACATCGATGAGGTGATTAAGATTATCCGCGGCTCCCGTGATACGGCAAGCGCCAAGAATGCGCTGATGGAGCGGTTCTCGTTTGACGACATACAGGCGCAGGCAATCGTTGATATGCAGCTCAAGCGCCTCACCAGCCTCGAAATTGAAGACCTCCGCAAGGAATTGCAGGAGCTTGAACTGCTGATTGAACACCTGAAAGACCTCTTGGCGCATCCTGAAAAGATACTTGCGCTGATTAAGCAGGAAACCGATGAGCTTGCAGAGAAATTCGGCGACGACCGCCGTACCGATATTGTCAGCGATGAGGTAGAAGAGATTAACATCGAAGACCTCATCAAAAAAGAGCAGATGGTAGTGCTGGTTTCCAACCTCGGCTACATCAAGCGGGTTCCCGTAACTGCTTACAAGCGGCAGAACCGCGGCGGCAAGGGTTCCAACTCGGCAGCGCTGGTAGAAGACGACTTTATCGACCAGATTTTCACTGCTTCTACACACGACTACATTATGTTTATCACCAATGAGGGGAAGGCGTACTGGGTTAAGGTACACGAAATCCCCGAAGCAAGCCGTACAAGCCGCGGTTCCCATATCAAGTCGCTGCTCGCCGTATCTTCCGACGAGGAAATTACCACGATTGTATCCTTAAAAGAGTTTAGTAGCGACACGTACCTGTTGATGGCGACTGCGGGCGGTATTGTGAAGAAGGTGCAGACCGATAGCTTCCAGAATGCCAAAACGCGCGGCATTATCGCCATTAAGCTGGATGAAGGGGACAAGCTCGTAAGCGCGATCCTTACCACCGGTAAAGATGAGCTGATGCTGGTAACCCGACACGGACAGGCGCTCCGCGTTTCCGAAACCGAAATACGCGACCAAGGACGCGCTTCGCATGGTGTTATTGGTATTCGGCTGTCCGGCGGGGATGAGCTGACCGGCGCGCTTCGGATTAACGGCGGAAAGCTCCTCGTGATGAGCGAGAACGGCTACGGCAAGCGGGTGGACTTTTCCGAGTTTTCTCCGCATGGGCGCGGTACCGGCGGGCAAAAGGTGTACACCATTACCGAAAAAACCGGAGAGGTGGTCGGATTGCTTGCCGTCGCTGACGATGACGAAATTGTCTGCATCACCGGACAGGGAAAGACCATCCGCGTGCAGGTTTCTTCTATTAATGTGATGGGACGCGCCGCGCAGGGTGTTAAAATCCTCGATATCGAAAGCCCCGACCAGCTCATTGGGTTGGATGTGGTTGCACGCGAGGACGAAGAAGACATTGCGCCGCCCGCTTCGGAAACAACCTTCAACGGGGAGCTTGACCTCGACGGCGGGGATGCGGAGTAG